The Malus sylvestris chromosome 8, drMalSylv7.2, whole genome shotgun sequence genomic interval GGGAAATCGACAGATCCGATCAATacctcttgaaaaaaaaaaaaaaaaaacagacaaatTGGAAAAAACCAATAAAACCAAATCTTACGTCGGATGAGGTGGTCACTACGTCATTTCATGAAATTAGTTTAATGGGCTAAGTGGTGGGGCGGAAATGTATGGTTGGGTTTTATATCACGTAATGTAAAACCTTGtataaattcaaattcaaatagaCGCTagtaaattagtaattgatttgaATATTGGTTACATTACACTAGATAAATCTTGGAGCATTAATTCTAAGGTGAAATAGTCGTGTACATGccttttcttttacatttattATTATCTCATTGCGTGAACAACACGTTTTCATTTATGAAATATGATAAGTTTAGTAATGTATTTTCACAATTCAACTTCTCTCAATTCAAGGAACTGAAGAAGTGTTAATAACAACTCTTTATATACGTCATATCCTACTaaaggtttttttgttttttgttcttaGAGGAAATGTGGGATACTTTAGAGCCTGTTTAGTACTCtatttgaatccaactttttggactctaaaacaattttttagttttacactttaaatatttgtttggttagactattttaaaaaactgaacACAAAATTAACTTAAAGATAGCCTATTtccaaaaaacacaaaaagtgattttttttattttttatttttttggtttttaaactCCAAAGTactactttctctctcctctcttctcaCTTCTGATATTTCTCCGATAACTCTCtatctcatctctctcttcttcgaCCATCTCTTTAGATCTCTTTGTCTGTCCAATTGAATTTAgtaataattttcaaatttacGAGGAGTTGGTGCaaggtatttttttattttctttttaactattaaaatttaaattttgaatctCATAGCAAATTTgttaatcttaaaaaaaaaattaaagaagttcttaagaaatattttaaaaattctaattttttttattacaatacCAAACAGCTCCCGATATTCTAGTTTGCATGCACGTCGTAACAACAGCATGTTTATACTCTGCCttagcttgtttctttttgtaatttaccattttttataaaatgtaaaCAACGATTAAAAACTCTTTCTTGCAAGTAGATTTTGTTGCATTTGTAATCATGAAATTATATTCTTGATTGATAATGCTTCTCGTTCCATTTGATTAATCAAATATTTATCACCTTCAACCAGCCATTAATTTATACAAATTACTGGCTTCCCACTACACCAAAAGTCGTCTAATATGATGGAGAAAATGACAGTCTCCATTTTCTGAACTCACTCGTGGCTTTTAAATGCTTTCATCATCTTCTTAATCCATTGTTTAaactttaattaatttcttaatccATTGTTTAAACTCTAATTAATTACAATGTTCTACAACATTCTATTTGAAAAATAACATTTAGAAATTGGAAAGGCGTGACAAATGATTTCATcatccttttttgttttttttgtttcctctttTAGATATTCCACCATTGTTAAATTTATTGTCGACCTAATCAAGCCACTCCCTTCACTTCTTTTTATGACCCTATTTGATTTCATTATTATTTACTTTTGGCATAATTtcaatttatattaaaaaaagaattaGGTTAAGGCATATAATAGTCATTAAaataatttgatattgaactcgTAATCTACTAGATTCGAATTACAAGtgaaaaacaatattattaaATCGTAGTACTAAGAAACGGCATTAGACTTGTCAATATATCATATTTTGAACCGGATCCGATTTGAATCCAATGCAATTAATATGATATGGATCCATACTTCCAATCTGATTATCCGAATAAGATCCGAATCCAATAATCCAATTATAAATAGATCTAGATGTTGATCGAAATCGATCCGATCCGATAATAATACAACTCGTTTACAAGTTTAGATGCCATCATAATATTTGAGATTACAATACAATATAAGTAACATAGATAGAGCTCTAGAATTAAACTTTAATTACTGTATCTTTGGTTAAATCGAAAGGATGAAAGCTCCTCCCCTCTTGTTGtagttttcttgttttctttttctataaataattaatgaaaGGAACAAAGAAAAGATGTAGCATCCCACACACTATCAAAATATTTTGATATATGTAGCAATTTCCTGtataattaagtttttaataaattaaaataaaataaaggggacATTCCATGTCAACCCATGTTAATCGAGCAAACAAGTACGACACATGATGTACTTGATTGTCCTCTCCATATGTATCAGAAACAGGCTGTGcgaccaaaaagaaaataaaaccagGGATTTCCTACTCGCTTCTGAGGAATCTGGCGTATGCCAGAGTTTTCTCTAGGGACTAGTTGGGCTTCGCCACTTTAATTCATCTTTTTGAGATTAAAAAGATTTACGTaggcattttaatttttctctGGCCATCATGATGTGATTTATTAGCACAAAAAATTGAACTCAGAGCATACTGTGTAGAATACATACCTGAAATTCGTTGCTGACTACTATGTCATCTGGTGATTGTTGCATATGCTCGAGTTTGAAGTTCTTACTTTACCTACCATCAATTCCAATTTTGTCCTGCTGGTTTATATTATGGTCTGATCAAAGTTTGTTGAGGTATAGGTGCATCATGAAGTATTACTATTATGAGTGAAAAAGTCACAAAATTACGTGGTGTTATtcatttaaaagttataatatgTATTGATGAACGTTAAAGTTAAAATGTCATACAAATAGAATATGGTGTTGATAAATATATCTAATATTCCTAGAAATTGTCAATGTCATACAccaattatatgtttttaaaaaagCATTTCAAGTAcgtttttactaaaaattgttttcaaagaTATTTTTCCTAAAAGCGTTTACAGTTATTCTAAAAATACTTTCAAAcgatttataaataaaaaataaattgaaccaAGGCAAAATCATTGGCCaaataatcaaattggagcTATTAGCCAGCACCAATTGGCACAACAATCCAAACATGGGAAAAGAGGTCGAGGAGAAAGGGataattttttcatatttttctctactaaaataactttttttcttGTCTCCTATGGTAGTTATTTATCATATTATTAACATATATATCACCAAGAACAAAGCagttaaatatatatgaaactgTAGAATACTGAATTATTTTTAACTTCATTTTGTTTATTGGGAGTGTGCCCCCATATTCTTTTGTGATTAGATTCACATAAACGCTCTATCAATCTGGAAATCCATCGATCTAATTctttaaaatattcaaaataccTAATAAACTATTTAAAACAAGCCAAAAGAAGAATCGAGATCTCTCCGGATCTCGAAGCTTACTAGCGTGCCCAGAGATCCGAGCCGCTCAAGAGAGAGATTTGAACCCTTAATTTGTGAAGTGAAGTCCGTAAAATAAACTAATGAGAGTCGTATGATTTAAAATGAATGGTCTGAATCTCTAGATCTGTTAACTGCAGATACAGAGATCCACAGaggatttcaattttcaaaagaaaaactttATTTGAATGTGCACGGAATCTCCACCACCGGTATTTGAACGTTCGAGTAATTTGATCGTTTATAAAATGATGGATTATACAGCAACAATGATGGACCCAAAACAGATTAATAGACAGAAAATTCATTTAATATGAAGCAAAgcatctctttcttcttgtcttgaGGAAGATAACATGGCGTAGGCGCAGGAGAACCATAAGTTCTGGatctttattttctcttttggaATCTTTTATTTGCATAATTTTATCAATACAACATTGGCTTTACATATTTTTAGACATTGTTAAATGTGAtgaagctttatatgtatatactaTTTGAAAGACAATTTGTGGTGCTCGTTTCGTAATTTTTTCAACGATTCAAACTGTTTGTGTTTTAATATATCATTCAttgatcatccttgcaaaaaattagacaaaactATTATGACatccaattgtagcaaagaaAATAGATGAATATGATTTTTCTAAGAAACAGTAATATGACTTTCATTTAATCGAATGGTCAAATAATTTTGGATGTGGGTGATTCCTAGTAAAGATGATCTTTGACGGAATGCCTAAACAATAAATCATTGAATCATTGAAATACGATATAGAGTAAGTCATACAAAAGATCTCTCAGATAAACTTAATTGATGAATCCTTCAACCAAGAGAACTACATGCATGCACACAGAGAAGTGCTCGAATGTAATCCTATTGGTGACTTAACCACTCCATATCATGATATTAACCACATTTTTAACTAGGTCGTCATTGAAATCTGGTCCTAGCAAAACTCACTCAAATCATAAAAGTGTTTAGTTTTCTAACTGGCTGTgacctaaataaataaataaacacaataTTATTGATAAATTGTGAATGTACACGTCCTTAATCAATAAATCAAGACTGAATAATATGATTTTATAGTGCCAATAATAATACACCATAATGCTAAATTACTGAAAATTCAAGTAATAGACCATTGGAGAAACTAAATAACGTGTAGAAGTGTTCTATTACTTGTTTCAACTTGCATACTCTACGAAAGCAACCAAAACTTTCAGGGCTAGTTTGGTAGGTCGGATGTGATTGGATCTATTTTATAAACATTTTGTGTGTTGATACTTGTTtaagtcaaaataaaaataatacacAAACAAGTGAAGACATTTAAAGTTAATAGAGAAATTTACATTGATAATTTAGCAATTCACACCGTAATACTCATTACAAATTCCAGAACCTACTCCTCTGGTCCCTCTCAATTTTGCCCATTTCCATCACAATCATCATATATTGGATTCTCCTAATATTAATACCTAATTACATAAACAAAACCAAGTTGTTCTTTCCTCCTCCAATCATTTGAGACTATGATGCAATTCCAAACACCACCAACACCAAAGACTAGGCAACAAAACGAATTGACCAATCACCCCCTCTTACCTTTGAACGTCACTGTAACAATATTTAAAACCAATAACATTTTACCAAACGAGATTAGAGataattaaaatacataataatGTGTTAAGATTTTGAAATACCGAATCAGTGACATTCTGGTTAAAGGTAAAATTTTCTATTGTCATTGTTGCCATTGATTAGTTATTAGTATTGGTgaagcatgtcggcagtggccATGATTGGTTGGTTAACATAAAGCATGTTCCAAGGGTTTATGAAGCTGTTGTGATCGGCAACCGGGGTGGTTTCAAAGTCTCCGCCGTAACCGCCGCCGGCGTCGATGTAACCGAGGATCTCGTTGAGTGACTCCAGTCTCTGGCTGAGCTCCGCCATCTGCGCTTTCAAGACCGAGTTTTCCGACTCGACATTCATGTGGTGCTGGGTGGTGATGTTTATGCTGGTCAGGATTTGGTTGTTCTCCTTCCGCAGCTGGGCGACCTGCGCCGTCAGATCGTCCAGGTGCTGCTGCTTCCGCATCCGGGACCGCCGCGCCGATTCGCGGTTCGACTGCATCCgttttctctttctttgatcCACCAGATGATGCAGATCCCCTTCGGAGCCAGAGTTCTGAAGCTGAGTGGAACCAGAGGAATTTCCGCTTGAAGAAGCCATAGAAATATATGCAAACTTATATAAAAACTTAGATTAAACCCTAAACACGAAGAACCAAATACTAATTATTCAGATAATTAAGGGcgattatatatataatataggtATTAGGCAGTGCGGGGAGCCGATTTATGAGAAAACATAAAACCAGTAGAGGAAGACGACGGAGAAAGATTGGACGAGGTGGGTTCTGCGCCGGAGGGAGGAATCTACCATAAACCCGGAACGGAGGATTTCACTGAGAACTGGCGACATGAATCTCAAACATTAAGATCCAGATTTTCAGCATTTAATTTTCCAGAGTTTTATTTTCCGAAACAGAGAAATAAATCTCGGCAGAAACACAAGATTAAATTCAGATTTCAACTTCAAAGACTAATTGGATCAGAAAATATATGGGTTTTGGGTACAGAATCCAAAGACCCAAGATTCAACagcaaaaacccaaaattaagCTAAAAAAAACACCCAGAAATTCTTGGAAGAAAACCCAACAGAGCCTCAGCCctcaagagaaagaaagaactcagGAGGAGAATTTATGCTCTCAGACTGATCTGTAAACAAAAGAGGAGGAAGAGTagagaagaggaagaggttTGTAATGGAATTGAGGGGTCAATTTATAGAAGGAAAATGCAATAAAAAATtccaaaaggaaaatcaaagaaattggaaaattgattaaaaaattaaaaatgaagaaaaatagaaagaaaaaagttggAAAAGTAAAGGGCTTTGGAATCTCCTCCCAACTCTTCTACAAATAAATGGGTGCATTTTTACCCACCTTACTTGTTACtgttgaataaatttaaattttaaaatatatgtaagatacatattttaaaatttaaatttatataaaaatgatGATGAGCATTATCATTTAGTGAGAATGATGAGTAAATATATTCTCTCtataaatagataaattattcaATGCCTTGGAAACACAATGTGtataataaatataataatacaattaattaaaattgtaaaaataaaatttatcataattgtattattacacttgATGAATGTACCGTGTTCGGCAAACTGAATCTCTCTCCCGCAAATGAGGAAGGGTTTGTTGGGGGAGAAGCTGGTGAGGCATGTGAAGTATGTACGAGATTTTCAGAACTGTCCAATTCCAGCTGGTGAGCAGTAAACtcataaaattttttttttctataaaaatttaatgacccattttatgtttttttttttctttctctttttgggTTGAGAAATTGAGAAAACTACCCGGTATGTGACAgtatattttaaggaaaactaatgaaaaatgtttgaaaactttgagttttaatgataaggacaaaataaagggtaaagtgaatagtaccaggattgactttttagtgtaaaaatgtggtttttcgttaaagtaaacagtaccgggtgcttttcgttaaagttccctatattTTACTATATAAATGTCATAATCTTTacaattaattttttatcagCATTTAACtactttaaatttattgatttagatatattttaacaatttttttgtcAGAAGAGATATTTTAACATTTATTTGTGTTGAACAGGTAATGGATTATAATAACAATTAGTAACTTCATGATAAACCGTCAATTTTAttggattcattatcaattaaaagatttttcatttttgtcaaATAATAAATGTTAAATTAAAAAGTCGACGAAATTTCAACTTACGCCGTGATGTAAAGACAATATTCTTCTTCACCACTGTAATAAAAAGGTCATTTGCATCAACTAAAAGATTTTCGGGTCGaatgataattaaaaaaaaaacaaacgatGATTTAGTTTATTTAGTTTGTACATTTTGTACTTTTTACCTCTCTTTCACCGTCATATACCGGATTTATCCGTTTTGGTAGCAAGTGACAGGTTGTGCCCTTTTTATTGATAAATAATGGAACAAGTGACACCTGAATGTAGCAGAAGGAATCTCAGGGACGGAGGTGGTATAAAAGTAGTAGGACAAGGACAATACCgtcttttaaaaatattttatgttgGGTTCAAATCTGAAAGGATCGTCAACCCCGTCTCCTTCGTTTCCAACCATGTAAAAGCCCTACAaattatgtgtttaaatttaaaaatttaaccaTGAATGTGTTTGTGTAAATTTTATTGGAATTCTATGATATATTTTAGATAGTTTCTGTTTGTATGTTAATACCTAAATATGCGAAATTTACCTTCTACAATACTATAAATAAAGCACAATAAGGTGAGAAATCATATCTCACAATTCACCAAATTGTCTCTCCTCTTTGTTGTGCTCCCTCTCCGCATATCTTTATAATTCTTTAGTTAAATAGGCCGACAACATATATAACGattaaaaatagaattaaaggagttttatttaaatgaaaattaaaattaaaaagaaaaagaaaaaaagtaggACGGAGAGAGTGGAAGAGTAAAAAACTATGATCAGATGTCGGCGagggaaaacaaaaaacaac includes:
- the LOC126632396 gene encoding bZIP transcription factor 44-like; translated protein: MASSSGNSSGSTQLQNSGSEGDLHHLVDQRKRKRMQSNRESARRSRMRKQQHLDDLTAQVAQLRKENNQILTSINITTQHHMNVESENSVLKAQMAELSQRLESLNEILGYIDAGGGYGGDFETTPVADHNSFINPWNMLYVNQPIMATADMLHQY